In Amycolatopsis solani, a single window of DNA contains:
- a CDS encoding acyl-CoA dehydrogenase encodes MRFQLSPEQRQFSATLHELLGGADTAAAARAWAAGEHDRGLKLWRALADAGVFGLLVAEADGGLGAGAADLVVAFEALGYHAVPGPLAESAAVAPALLTGHRLTSLAEGDLLATVVAPPEVPLALDADVAGVVLDLTGAQCAAETELVRSIDPARRLFRVPGATEAQSPAFDTGVLAVAAQLLGAGQWLLDTSVAYAKQRSQYGRAIGEYQAIKHLLADVVTGLELARPLLYGAAVAEGTFARDVSAAKVMAGDAAYLAARTALQVHGAIGYTAEHDLGLRLTKVRALAGAWGTGSFHRARVLR; translated from the coding sequence ATGAGGTTCCAGCTCTCGCCGGAACAACGGCAGTTCTCCGCGACCCTGCACGAGCTGCTCGGCGGGGCGGACACCGCGGCCGCCGCCCGGGCGTGGGCGGCGGGGGAGCACGACCGCGGCCTCAAGCTCTGGCGCGCGCTCGCCGACGCCGGGGTGTTCGGCCTGCTCGTGGCCGAGGCCGACGGCGGCCTCGGCGCCGGCGCGGCCGACCTGGTGGTCGCCTTCGAAGCGCTCGGCTACCACGCCGTCCCGGGCCCGCTGGCCGAGTCGGCGGCGGTCGCGCCCGCGCTGCTGACCGGCCACCGGCTGACCTCCCTCGCCGAGGGCGATCTGCTGGCCACCGTCGTCGCCCCGCCGGAAGTCCCCCTGGCGCTGGACGCCGACGTCGCCGGCGTGGTGCTGGACCTCACCGGCGCCCAGTGCGCCGCGGAGACCGAGCTCGTCCGCTCGATCGACCCGGCTCGGCGGCTGTTCCGGGTCCCCGGCGCGACCGAGGCGCAGTCGCCCGCGTTCGACACCGGCGTGCTCGCGGTGGCCGCCCAGCTGCTCGGGGCCGGCCAATGGCTCCTGGACACCTCCGTCGCCTATGCGAAGCAGCGCAGCCAGTACGGCCGGGCCATCGGCGAGTACCAGGCGATCAAGCACCTGCTCGCCGACGTCGTCACGGGGCTCGAACTGGCGCGGCCACTGCTCTACGGCGCCGCGGTCGCGGAGGGGACGTTCGCCCGGGACGTCTCGGCCGCCAAGGTCATGGCCGGGGACGCCGCCTACCTGGCCGCGCGGACCGCGCTGCAGGTGCACGGCGCGATCGGCTACACCGCCGAACACGACCTCGGCCTGCGGCTCACCAAAGTCCGCGCGCTGGCCGGGGCGTGGGGGACCGGGTCGTTCCACCGCGCGCGGGTGCTGCGATGA
- a CDS encoding acyl-CoA dehydrogenase family protein has translation MTDPLDTEEALALRDAVRALLTRRSGPEAVRAAMASPLGHDDKLWSTLCEQIGVAALAIPEHYGGAGAGLAEVCVVQQELGRTLTPSPLLGSAVLCGEALLRAGNDEACERLLPGIAAGTTLAALAWADDDWALALTASETGLDGRAAYVLDGDLADVLLAVAPTADGAGLFEVPLEGVRRERVTTLDPTRRLAVVDFASTPARRLDTGGFGRQLRQVLDTAVIAVAAEQVGAAARALELTVEYTKQRRQFGRPIGSFQALKHRMADVHVHVEAARSALFAAIVDGDAEAVAGAKLVCGEAFSHAAAEMVQLHGGIAITWEHDAHLYFKRAHGTALLFGFRDRS, from the coding sequence ATGACCGACCCGCTGGACACCGAGGAGGCCCTCGCCCTGCGCGACGCCGTCCGGGCGCTGCTGACCCGGCGGTCGGGGCCCGAGGCGGTCCGGGCCGCGATGGCTTCGCCGCTGGGCCACGACGACAAGCTGTGGTCGACGCTGTGCGAACAGATCGGCGTCGCCGCCCTCGCCATCCCGGAGCACTACGGCGGCGCGGGCGCGGGACTCGCCGAAGTCTGCGTGGTCCAGCAGGAACTCGGCCGGACGCTGACGCCTTCACCGCTGCTGGGCTCGGCGGTGCTCTGCGGCGAGGCCCTGCTGCGGGCCGGCAACGACGAAGCCTGCGAACGGCTGCTCCCGGGCATCGCCGCGGGCACCACCCTCGCCGCGCTGGCCTGGGCCGATGACGACTGGGCGCTCGCGCTGACCGCGTCGGAGACCGGCCTCGACGGCCGCGCCGCCTACGTCCTGGACGGCGACCTCGCGGACGTCCTGCTCGCCGTGGCCCCGACGGCCGACGGCGCCGGCCTGTTCGAAGTGCCGCTCGAGGGCGTCCGCCGCGAGCGCGTGACGACCCTCGACCCGACCCGGCGGCTGGCCGTGGTGGACTTCGCTTCGACGCCCGCCCGGCGCCTCGACACCGGCGGATTCGGGCGGCAGCTGCGGCAGGTGCTCGACACGGCGGTGATCGCGGTGGCCGCCGAGCAGGTCGGCGCGGCGGCCCGGGCACTGGAACTGACGGTGGAGTACACGAAGCAACGCCGTCAGTTCGGCCGCCCGATCGGGTCGTTCCAGGCACTGAAGCACCGGATGGCCGACGTCCACGTCCACGTCGAGGCCGCGCGGTCGGCGTTGTTCGCGGCCATTGTGGACGGTGACGCCGAAGCGGTCGCAGGCGCGAAACTCGTGTGCGGCGAAGCGTTTTCACACGCCGCCGCCGAGATGGTCCAGTTGCACGGCGGCATCGCGATCACCTGGGAACACGACGCCCACCTGTACTTCAAGCGCGCGCACGGGACCGCCCTCCTGTTCGGCTTCCGCGACCGCTCGTGA
- a CDS encoding flavin-containing monooxygenase yields the protein MTQTLEPAAAVGARQRVEGWLADFEAALAARDADRAATLFATTSFWRDLVAFTWNLKTVENRDGVRDLLLATMDTTDASGFHATEEPTETDGVVEAWIGFETAAGRGRGHLRLTDEGAFTLLTTLHELKGHEEPIGTARPKGAEHGVHRDRVTWSEARQAEREELGTTRQPYVVVIGGGQGGIALGARLRQLGVPHVVVDRYARPGDQWRGRYKSLCLHDPVWYDHLPYLDFPRNWPVFAPKDKIADWLEMYTKVMEVNYWSSTTCRSASYDEEAEEWTVVLDRDGEEVVLKPKQLVLATGMSGKPNVPEVPGQDRFQGEQHHSSQHPGPDAYRGKKAVIIGSNNSAFDICGALWEAGADVTMVQRSSTHIVKSDSLMDLGLGDLYSERALAAGMTTQKADLTFASLPYRIMHTFQQPVYAAIKDRDQEFYDRLEGAGFRHDWGDDDSGLFMKYLRRGSGYYIDVGAADLVANGDVKLAHGQVTELTENSVKLDDGTELEADLVVYATGYGSMNGWAADLISQEVADKVGKVWGLGSDTTKDPGPWEGEQRNMWKPTRQEGLWFHGGNLHQSRHYSLYLALQLKARAEGLPTPVYGLQEVHHLA from the coding sequence ATGACCCAGACCCTCGAACCGGCCGCCGCCGTCGGGGCCCGGCAGCGCGTCGAAGGCTGGCTCGCCGACTTCGAGGCCGCGCTCGCGGCCCGGGACGCGGACCGGGCCGCCACCCTCTTCGCGACGACGTCGTTCTGGCGCGATCTGGTCGCCTTCACCTGGAACCTCAAGACCGTCGAAAACCGCGACGGCGTCCGGGATCTGCTCCTCGCCACGATGGACACCACCGACGCGAGCGGCTTCCACGCCACCGAGGAGCCGACCGAAACCGACGGCGTCGTCGAGGCCTGGATCGGCTTCGAAACCGCGGCCGGCCGGGGCCGCGGGCACCTGCGGCTCACCGACGAGGGCGCGTTCACGCTGCTCACCACGCTGCACGAGCTGAAGGGCCACGAAGAGCCGATCGGCACCGCGCGGCCGAAGGGCGCCGAGCACGGCGTCCACCGCGACCGCGTCACCTGGTCCGAAGCCCGGCAGGCCGAACGAGAAGAACTGGGCACCACGCGGCAGCCGTACGTCGTCGTCATCGGCGGCGGCCAGGGCGGGATCGCGCTGGGCGCCCGGCTGCGCCAGCTCGGCGTGCCGCACGTGGTCGTCGACCGCTACGCCCGCCCCGGCGACCAGTGGCGCGGCCGTTACAAGTCGCTCTGCCTGCACGACCCCGTCTGGTACGACCACCTGCCCTACCTCGACTTCCCGCGCAACTGGCCGGTCTTCGCGCCCAAGGACAAGATCGCCGACTGGCTCGAGATGTACACGAAGGTCATGGAGGTGAACTACTGGTCGTCGACGACGTGCCGGAGCGCCTCCTACGACGAAGAAGCCGAGGAATGGACGGTCGTCCTCGACCGCGACGGCGAAGAAGTCGTCCTCAAGCCGAAGCAGCTGGTGCTCGCGACCGGCATGTCCGGCAAGCCGAACGTCCCGGAAGTGCCCGGCCAGGACCGCTTCCAGGGCGAGCAGCACCACAGCTCGCAGCACCCCGGCCCGGACGCCTACCGCGGCAAGAAGGCCGTGATCATCGGGTCCAACAACTCGGCGTTCGACATCTGCGGCGCGCTCTGGGAAGCCGGCGCCGACGTCACCATGGTCCAGCGCAGCTCCACGCACATCGTGAAGTCGGACTCCCTGATGGACCTCGGGCTCGGCGACCTGTACTCGGAACGCGCGCTGGCCGCCGGGATGACGACGCAGAAGGCGGACCTGACGTTCGCCTCGCTCCCCTACCGGATCATGCACACCTTCCAGCAGCCGGTGTACGCCGCGATCAAGGACCGCGACCAGGAGTTCTACGACCGCCTCGAAGGCGCAGGCTTCCGCCACGATTGGGGCGACGACGACTCCGGCCTGTTCATGAAGTACCTGCGCCGCGGCTCGGGCTACTACATCGACGTCGGCGCCGCGGACCTCGTGGCGAACGGCGACGTCAAGCTCGCGCACGGCCAGGTCACCGAACTGACGGAGAACTCCGTGAAGCTCGACGACGGCACCGAGCTGGAGGCGGACCTGGTCGTCTACGCCACGGGCTACGGCTCGATGAACGGCTGGGCCGCGGACCTGATCAGCCAGGAGGTCGCCGACAAGGTCGGCAAGGTGTGGGGCCTGGGCTCCGACACCACGAAGGACCCGGGGCCGTGGGAAGGCGAGCAGCGGAACATGTGGAAGCCGACCCGGCAGGAGGGGTTGTGGTTCCACGGCGGGAACCTGCACCAGTCCCGCCACTACTCGCTCTACCTCGCCCTGCAGCTCAAGGCCCGCGCCGAAGGCCTGCCGACGCCGGTCTACGGGCTGCAGGAAGTGCACCACCTCGCCTAG